In Gopherus flavomarginatus isolate rGopFla2 chromosome 5, rGopFla2.mat.asm, whole genome shotgun sequence, one DNA window encodes the following:
- the SYT2 gene encoding synaptotagmin-2 isoform X1 — MMGTGSKKNPEPVVAPEPVSTAMPVGSLENVTNTTSLSDSKEDLFAKLKAKFMNELNKIPLPPWALIAIAVVGGLLLLTCCFCICKKCCCKKKKNKKEKGKGMKNAMNMKDMKSGNQNKQEDDDTEMGLTEGEGEEEEKEPENLGKLQFSLDYDFQANQLTVGILQAAELPALDMGGTSDPYVKVFLLPDKKKKYETKVQKKTLNPAFNETFVFKVPYQELGGKTLVMAIYDFDRFSKHDIIGEVKVPMNTVDLGQPIEEWRDLQGGEKEEPEKLGDICISLRYVPTAGKLTVCILEAKNLKKMDVGGLSDPYVKIHLMQNGKRLKKKKTTVKKKTLNPYFNESFSFEIPFEQIQKVQVVITVLDYDKLGKNEAIGKVFVGSKASGTELRHWSDMLANPRRPIAQWHSLKPEEEVDASLGKNK; from the exons ATGATGGGGACTGGCTCCAAGAAAAACCCAGAGCCTGTGGTGGCTCCGGAGCCTGTCAGCACTGCGATGCCTGTGGGCTCCCTGGAGAACGTGACCAACACCACGAGCCTGAGTGACAGCAAGGAGGACCTATTTGCCAAGCTGAAGGCCAAGTTCATGAATGAGCTGAACAAGATTCCCC TGCCTCCCTGGGCCCTGATTGCCATCGCTGTGGTAGGCGGcctgctcctcctcacctgcTGCTTCTGCATCTGCAAAAAATGTTGctgcaagaagaagaagaacaaGAAGGAGAAGGGCAAAGGGATGAAGAATGCCATGAACATGAAAGACATGAAATCAGGAAACCAG AACAAACAGGAGGACGATGACACGGAGATGGGCCTGACGGAGGGAGAAggcgaggaggaagagaaggagccaGAGAACCTGGGCAAGCTGCAGTTCTCACTGGACTATGATTTCCAGGCTAACCAG ctGACAGTGGGCATTCTCCAAGCGGCTGAGCTCCCGGCGCTGGATATGGGCGGCACCTCGGACCCGTATGTCAAAGTCTTCTTGCTCCCGGACAAGAAGAAGAAATACGAGACCAAAGTGCAGAAGAAGACCCTCAACCCAGCCTTCAATGAGACCTTCGTCTTCAAG GTTCCCTACcaagagctgggtgggaaaaccTTGGTGATGGCCATCTACGACTTTGATCGCTTCTCCAAGCACGACATCATTGGGGAGGTCAAGGTACCCATGAACACAGTGGACCTGGGCCAGCCCATTGAGGAGTGGAGAGACCTGCAGGGCGGCGAGAAGGAGGAG CCAGAGAAGCTGGGAGATATCTGTATCTCGCTACGGTACGTGCCCACTGCCGGGAAACTCACCGTCTGCATCCTGGAAGCCAAGAACCTGAAAAAGATGGACGTCGGGGGTCTCTCAG ATCCCTATGTGAAGATCCACCTGATGCAGAATGGCAAGAGACTGAAGAAGAAGAAGACCACTGTGAAGAAGAAGACCCTGAACCCTTACTTCAATGAGTCCTTCAGCTTCGAGATCCCCTTTGAGCAGATACAG AAAGTGCAGGTGGTGATCACCGTCCTGGATTACGACAAGCTGGGGAAGAACGAAGCCATCGGCAAAGTATTTGTTGGTTCCAAAGCCAGTGGCACGGAGCTGCGGCATTGGTCCGACATGCTGGCTAACCCCAGGCGGCCCATCGCCCAGTGGCACTCCCTGAAGCCGGAAGAGGAGGTGGACGCATCGCTCGGGAAGAACAAATAG
- the SYT2 gene encoding synaptotagmin-2 isoform X2, translating to MMGTGSKKNPEPVVAPEPVSTAMPVGSLENVTNTTSLSDSKEDLFAKLKAKFMNELNKIPLPPWALIAIAVVGGLLLLTCCFCICKKCCCKKKKNKKEKGKGMKNAMNMKDMKSGNQEDDDTEMGLTEGEGEEEEKEPENLGKLQFSLDYDFQANQLTVGILQAAELPALDMGGTSDPYVKVFLLPDKKKKYETKVQKKTLNPAFNETFVFKVPYQELGGKTLVMAIYDFDRFSKHDIIGEVKVPMNTVDLGQPIEEWRDLQGGEKEEPEKLGDICISLRYVPTAGKLTVCILEAKNLKKMDVGGLSDPYVKIHLMQNGKRLKKKKTTVKKKTLNPYFNESFSFEIPFEQIQKVQVVITVLDYDKLGKNEAIGKVFVGSKASGTELRHWSDMLANPRRPIAQWHSLKPEEEVDASLGKNK from the exons ATGATGGGGACTGGCTCCAAGAAAAACCCAGAGCCTGTGGTGGCTCCGGAGCCTGTCAGCACTGCGATGCCTGTGGGCTCCCTGGAGAACGTGACCAACACCACGAGCCTGAGTGACAGCAAGGAGGACCTATTTGCCAAGCTGAAGGCCAAGTTCATGAATGAGCTGAACAAGATTCCCC TGCCTCCCTGGGCCCTGATTGCCATCGCTGTGGTAGGCGGcctgctcctcctcacctgcTGCTTCTGCATCTGCAAAAAATGTTGctgcaagaagaagaagaacaaGAAGGAGAAGGGCAAAGGGATGAAGAATGCCATGAACATGAAAGACATGAAATCAGGAAACCAG GAGGACGATGACACGGAGATGGGCCTGACGGAGGGAGAAggcgaggaggaagagaaggagccaGAGAACCTGGGCAAGCTGCAGTTCTCACTGGACTATGATTTCCAGGCTAACCAG ctGACAGTGGGCATTCTCCAAGCGGCTGAGCTCCCGGCGCTGGATATGGGCGGCACCTCGGACCCGTATGTCAAAGTCTTCTTGCTCCCGGACAAGAAGAAGAAATACGAGACCAAAGTGCAGAAGAAGACCCTCAACCCAGCCTTCAATGAGACCTTCGTCTTCAAG GTTCCCTACcaagagctgggtgggaaaaccTTGGTGATGGCCATCTACGACTTTGATCGCTTCTCCAAGCACGACATCATTGGGGAGGTCAAGGTACCCATGAACACAGTGGACCTGGGCCAGCCCATTGAGGAGTGGAGAGACCTGCAGGGCGGCGAGAAGGAGGAG CCAGAGAAGCTGGGAGATATCTGTATCTCGCTACGGTACGTGCCCACTGCCGGGAAACTCACCGTCTGCATCCTGGAAGCCAAGAACCTGAAAAAGATGGACGTCGGGGGTCTCTCAG ATCCCTATGTGAAGATCCACCTGATGCAGAATGGCAAGAGACTGAAGAAGAAGAAGACCACTGTGAAGAAGAAGACCCTGAACCCTTACTTCAATGAGTCCTTCAGCTTCGAGATCCCCTTTGAGCAGATACAG AAAGTGCAGGTGGTGATCACCGTCCTGGATTACGACAAGCTGGGGAAGAACGAAGCCATCGGCAAAGTATTTGTTGGTTCCAAAGCCAGTGGCACGGAGCTGCGGCATTGGTCCGACATGCTGGCTAACCCCAGGCGGCCCATCGCCCAGTGGCACTCCCTGAAGCCGGAAGAGGAGGTGGACGCATCGCTCGGGAAGAACAAATAG